GGCACGGCAGTCCCGCGAGGGACCGCGGTGCCCACGACCACGCCGTAGGTCCTGTTTGTGCACTCCCCGGGGGCGACCCCGCAGGGAGGCAGGCTCTGGGAAAGCCCGCACTCGGAAACCGCGGTGAGGAAGGGCCAGTCGGCCATGACGATGACCGACCCGATCGCAGACATGCTGACACGTCTGCGTAACGCGAATTCGGCATACCACGACACCGTGACGATGCCGTATTCCAAGATCAAGGCGCACATCGCCGAGATCCTCCAGCAGGAGGGCTTTATTCAGGGCTGGCGTGCCGAGGAGGCCCCTGTGGGCCAGAGCCTCGTCCTCGACCTGAAGTACGGCCCCACCCGTGAGCGTTCCATCGCGGGTATCCGCCGGGTCTCCAAGCCCGGCCTCCGCGTGTACGCGAAGAAGGAGAACCTTCCGCGTGTGCTGGGTGGCCTCGGTGTGGCGATCATTTCGACGTCCGGTGGCCTGATGACTGACAAGCAGGCCAAGAAGCGTGGCGTGGGCGGCGAAGTCCTCGCTTACGTCTGGTAACTAGGGAGAGACTGAAGCATGTCGCGAATCGGTCGACTGCCGCTCTCGGTCCCCAAGGGCGTCGAAGTCACGATTAACGGGCAAGACGTCACTGTCAAGGGGCCGAAGGGCGAACTGAAGCACACGATCACCGAGCCGATCACCGCCTCTTTCGAGGACGGGGTCGTCACGGTGGCGCGTCCCGATGACAAGCCGGAGAACCGGTCGCTGCACGGTCTGACCCGTGCGCTGATCGCCAACCTCGTCGAGGGTGTCTCCAAGGGTTACGCGAAGACGCTGGAAATCCACGGTGTGGGTTACCGCGTCCAGGCCCGCGGCTCCAACCTGGAGTTCTCGCTGGGCTTCAGCCACCCCGTGGTCATCGAGCCCCCCGAGGGCATCACCTTCCGCGTGGAGAAGCCGACGATCCTCCACGTCGAGGGCATCGACAAGCAGCTGGTGGGCCAGGTCGCCGCGAACATCCGTAGTCTGCGCAAGCCTGACCCGTACAAGGCCAAGGGCGTGCGGTACAAGGGTGAGCACATCCGCCGCAAGGCCGGAAAGGCTGGTAAGTAGGCATGGGCATCACCGTGAGCCGTAAGCGCACCGCCAAGGCCACCACCTCGCGCAAGCGCCGGCAGTTCCGGGTCCGCAAGAAGGTCGTGGGCACGAGCGAGCGTCCGCGTCTGGCCGTGTTCCGCTCCTCCAAGCACATCGTCGCGCAGGTGATCGACGACACCAAGGGTCACACCCTGGTCGCCGCCTCCAGCGTGGAGACCGACGTGCGTGGCGCCGACGGCACCAAGTCCGACAAGTCCGTCAAGGTCGGTGAGCTCGTCGCGCAGCGCGCGAAGGACGCCGGTATCACCCAGGTCGTCTTCGACCGCGGTGGTAACCGCTACGCCGGTCGTATCGCCAAGCTCGCCGACGCGGCGCGCGAGGGTGGGCTGGAGTTCTAGTTCCATGACCTCTGTAAAGGCCAAGAGCAACCACGAGAAGAGGAATCACTGATGGCTGCAGCACCGCGGCGCGGCGCCGGTGGCGAACGGCGTGATCGCCGTGACGATCGCCGCGGCGGCGCCGCAGACAAGGGTGTCTCCTACATCGAGAAGGTCGTGACCATCAACCGGGTCGCGAAGGTCGTCAAGGGCGGCCGTCGCTTCTCCTTCACCGCGCTCGTCGTCGTCGGTGACGGCAACGGCATGGTGGGTGTCGGTTACGGCAAGGCCAAGGAAGTTCCGGCCGCGATCGCCAAGGGCGTCGAGGCCGCGAAGCGGAACTTCTTCCGCGTCCCGCGGATCCAGGGCACCATCGTGCACCGGGTCCAGGGCGAGGAAGCCGCTGGCGTCGTCCTGCTCCGTCCGGCCGCCCCGGGTACCGGTGTTATCGCCGGCGGCCCCGTGCGCGCCGTCCTGGAGTGCGCCGGTATCCACGACATTCTGAGCAAGTCGCTCGGTTCGTCCAACCCGCTGAACATCGTGCACGCCACGGTGGCGGCGCTCAAGGGTCTCAACCAGCCCGAGGAGATCGCGGCCCGCCGTGGTCTGCCGATCGAGGATGTGGCCCCGGCTGCCATGCTGCGCGCTCGCTCTGAGGCGAAGGCAGGAGCCTGATCATGGCCAAGATCAAGATCACGCAGACCCGCTCCAAGATCGGCGGCAAGGTGAAGCAGCACGCTGCTCTCCAGTCGCTCGGTCTGGGCCGGATCGGTAAGTCCACTGTCCGCGAGGACCGCCCTGAGGTTCGCGGGCAGATCACGATCGTCTCGCACCTCGTTTCTGTCGAGGAGGTCGCAGAATGAGCGACTACAACCCCGACGAGCTGCTCAAGCTGCACCACCTGCGTCCCGCCCCGGGTAGCAACAAGGCCAAGATCCGCAAGGGTCGCGGCGAGGCTTCCAAGGGTAAGACCGCTGGTCGCGGTACCAAGGGCACCAAGGCTCGTAACACTGTTCGTCCCGGTTTCGAGGGTGGGCAGATGCCCCTCATCCGCCGGATCCCGAAGCTCAAGGGCTTCAGCAACGCCCGGTTCAAGACGACCTACCAGGTCGTCAACCTGGACAAGCTGAGCGAGCTCTACCCCGAGGGTGGCGAGGTCACCGTCGAGGGCCTGGTCGCCAAGGGCGCGGTTCGCAAGAACCAGCTCGTCAAGGTGCTGGGTACGGGTGAGATCACCGTCGCCGTGCAGGTGAGCGTTAACGCGTTCTCCGGTGCCGCGAAGGAGAAGATCACCGCCGCCGGTGGCACTGTCACCGAGCTGTAGGGGTTTCCCTACGATGCGTATTGGGGGCGCCCGCCCGGCAGGTCCGATAAGGTCCTGCTGGCGGGCGCCCTCACGCGTTGTGCGGGTTGTTGTGAGTGTTGATCGTTATGCCTCACGAACCCTTCCGTCAGGTGATGGCTGTTACAGTGCCATCTGTTTGAGCTCCCCGCTTGACGTAATGTGAGTACTTCCGAGCACCGGGCGACAGGCCCGGTGCTGACGTTCTACGACGATTCAGGATCGGCCGCGATGTCTGGAACCCGTTCCGCCGCCGAAGCCGCGCAGGAGGAGACGTGCTAGGTGCGTTCGTTCGTGCATTCCGCACGCCCGACCTGCGCAATAAGCTGCTGTTCACACTGTTCATCCTGACGCTCTTCCGGCTGGGTTCGGTGATTCCCGCTCCGGGCATCGACTCCGCGGCGATCAGGGAGCAGATGGATTTCATCACCGCGCAGGACCAGTCCGGTGTCTACGCGTTGGTGAACCTGTTCAGCGGCGGCGCGCTGCTGCAACTTGCGGTGTTCGCGCTCGGGGTCATGCCGTACATCACCGCGAGCATTATCATCAACCTGCTCACGGTGGTGATCCCGCGTCTGGAGGCCCTCAAGAAGGAGGGCCAAGCCGGACAGAGCAAGATCACCCAGTACACCCGCTATCTGACTCTCATGCTCGCCGTGCTCCAGGCCACCTCCATCGTGGCCATGGCCCGCACCGGCGCCCTCTTCCAGAACTCCATCCCCTCGACCGTCTACATGCCCAACCAGGACATCCTCACCATGGTGACGATCGTCTTCGTGATGACCGCGGGTACCGCGATCATCATGTGGATGGGTGAGCTGATCACCGAGCGCGGTGTCGGCAACGGTATGTCGCTGCTGATCTTCACACAGGTCATCGCGATGTTCCCGGCCTCGATCATGGGCTTGTACGAGGAGCGGTCGGTCTGGATCTTCACCATCATCTGCATCGCCGGCCTGGCCCTGATCACCGCAGTGGTGTTCATGGAGCAGGCCCAGCGCCGTATCCCGGTGCAGTACGCGAAGCGCATGGTGGGTCGCCGCATGTACGGCGGCAGCTCGACCTACATTCCGCTGAAGGTCAACCAGGCGGGCATCATCCCCGTGATCTTCGCCTCCTCCCTGCTGTACCTTCCGCAGCTCGTCGTCGGTCTGCTCGGGCAGGACTCCACCCATCCGGTGGCCCAGTTCTTCCAGACCTACTTCCTCACGGGGACCCACCCCATCTACATGGCGACGTTCTTCGTCATGATCGTCGGATTCGCGTTCTTCTATGTGGCCATTACGTTCAACCCCACTGAAGTCGCCGACAACATGAAGAAGTACGGTGGGTTCATCCCGGGTATCCGACCAGGGCGTCCGACCGCCGAGTACTTGGACTACGTCCTCACTCGTCTGACGACCCCCGGCTCTCTGTACCTGGGTGTGATCGCTCTCCTGCCGATGGTCGCTCTCGGTGCCACCGGCGCCAGCATGAACTTCCCGTTCGGCGGGACGAGCATCCTGATCATGGTGGGTGTCGGGCTGGACACGGTGAAGCAGATCGAGAGTCACCTCCAGCAGAGGAACTACGAAGGTTTTCTGCGATAAATGCGTGCAGTATTGGTGGGGCCGCCTGGGGCCGGTAAAGGCACCCAGGCCCAGATCCTCGCGGAAGAGCTGTCGATCCCGAAGGTGTCCACTGGCGACATCTTCCGGGCCAACGTCAGCGGTGGTACCGAACTCGGCAAGAAGGCCAAGGAGTTCATGGACCGTGGTGACCTCGTCCCCGACGAGGTCACGAACGCCATGGTCAAGGACCGGCTGGCCCAGGACGACGCGGCGGGTGGTTTCCTGCTGGACGGGTTCCCCCGCAACGTCCCCCAGGCCGAGACCCTCAAGGGCATGCTCGCCGACCTCGGCACCCGCCTGGACGTCGTCCTGGAGCTG
This DNA window, taken from Nocardiopsis exhalans, encodes the following:
- the rplF gene encoding 50S ribosomal protein L6, producing MSRIGRLPLSVPKGVEVTINGQDVTVKGPKGELKHTITEPITASFEDGVVTVARPDDKPENRSLHGLTRALIANLVEGVSKGYAKTLEIHGVGYRVQARGSNLEFSLGFSHPVVIEPPEGITFRVEKPTILHVEGIDKQLVGQVAANIRSLRKPDPYKAKGVRYKGEHIRRKAGKAGK
- a CDS encoding adenylate kinase; this translates as MRAVLVGPPGAGKGTQAQILAEELSIPKVSTGDIFRANVSGGTELGKKAKEFMDRGDLVPDEVTNAMVKDRLAQDDAAGGFLLDGFPRNVPQAETLKGMLADLGTRLDVVLELRVDEEEVVKRLSGRRSCPECGRVYHVEYDAPREAGECDNEGAELYQREDDREETIRHRLKVYRDQTAPLVEFYSGEGLLATIAATGAVSEVTARAKAAIEEKRSAV
- the secY gene encoding preprotein translocase subunit SecY, producing the protein MLGAFVRAFRTPDLRNKLLFTLFILTLFRLGSVIPAPGIDSAAIREQMDFITAQDQSGVYALVNLFSGGALLQLAVFALGVMPYITASIIINLLTVVIPRLEALKKEGQAGQSKITQYTRYLTLMLAVLQATSIVAMARTGALFQNSIPSTVYMPNQDILTMVTIVFVMTAGTAIIMWMGELITERGVGNGMSLLIFTQVIAMFPASIMGLYEERSVWIFTIICIAGLALITAVVFMEQAQRRIPVQYAKRMVGRRMYGGSSTYIPLKVNQAGIIPVIFASSLLYLPQLVVGLLGQDSTHPVAQFFQTYFLTGTHPIYMATFFVMIVGFAFFYVAITFNPTEVADNMKKYGGFIPGIRPGRPTAEYLDYVLTRLTTPGSLYLGVIALLPMVALGATGASMNFPFGGTSILIMVGVGLDTVKQIESHLQQRNYEGFLR
- the rplR gene encoding 50S ribosomal protein L18; its protein translation is MGITVSRKRTAKATTSRKRRQFRVRKKVVGTSERPRLAVFRSSKHIVAQVIDDTKGHTLVAASSVETDVRGADGTKSDKSVKVGELVAQRAKDAGITQVVFDRGGNRYAGRIAKLADAAREGGLEF
- the rpsE gene encoding 30S ribosomal protein S5, which encodes MAAAPRRGAGGERRDRRDDRRGGAADKGVSYIEKVVTINRVAKVVKGGRRFSFTALVVVGDGNGMVGVGYGKAKEVPAAIAKGVEAAKRNFFRVPRIQGTIVHRVQGEEAAGVVLLRPAAPGTGVIAGGPVRAVLECAGIHDILSKSLGSSNPLNIVHATVAALKGLNQPEEIAARRGLPIEDVAPAAMLRARSEAKAGA
- the rpmD gene encoding 50S ribosomal protein L30 translates to MAKIKITQTRSKIGGKVKQHAALQSLGLGRIGKSTVREDRPEVRGQITIVSHLVSVEEVAE
- the rpsH gene encoding 30S ribosomal protein S8, encoding MTMTDPIADMLTRLRNANSAYHDTVTMPYSKIKAHIAEILQQEGFIQGWRAEEAPVGQSLVLDLKYGPTRERSIAGIRRVSKPGLRVYAKKENLPRVLGGLGVAIISTSGGLMTDKQAKKRGVGGEVLAYVW
- the rplO gene encoding 50S ribosomal protein L15 encodes the protein MSDYNPDELLKLHHLRPAPGSNKAKIRKGRGEASKGKTAGRGTKGTKARNTVRPGFEGGQMPLIRRIPKLKGFSNARFKTTYQVVNLDKLSELYPEGGEVTVEGLVAKGAVRKNQLVKVLGTGEITVAVQVSVNAFSGAAKEKITAAGGTVTEL